The Apium graveolens cultivar Ventura chromosome 3, ASM990537v1, whole genome shotgun sequence sequence AATGTGGTAGGAAGAGCCCGGCCCATCCCAGCAGGTCCAAGCCAAGTCTCATATACTTGCTTCAagtttttttttctattttaaactttttttaaaatttttgccAGGTTTTTACCGGTAATCTATactctttatttattttttttgaaaatttggtaACCTTTACTTCGTACATATCTAAATAGCATACCTGTCAGATGGGAATATGTTGTTTAGGTAGTATATGAAAGAGTTTAACCAAATATGATGTAAGAGAGGTTATAGATGTTTTTGCTTTCTATGAGAAAGTTAAAAAGTCACATTATacaatttatttaatttcaatttcCAAGGTTCCTGATATTATCCAACTATAAAATTtgtttataaattttaaattaattaaaaatttattagTTAATCATTAGTACATGTTCCAACCtctttaatttataattttaccCATTTCTAAGTAGTGGGTCTTTGGCCAAGTTTAGTAGTTTCATTTTCATATCCTTTTCTCCAATTCAGTCCAATCTCTTAATCCTATGGTGGAGATCATCCGAAAGGTTTTGAGAGGGCTATATAATCGTACCATTTTGTATTGTCAATTTGGTGGctgtaaatattataaaattattatttatgttTTCTTTATAGCTCCTCTCTTCTTTCCAAAGCTCTAAAGTGTGTTCTATTTTATACAAATAATGAGTAATTTAACTTGAATATGAGAAGCTCTCTATGTGAACGATGTTTATTCCTCTGTACTTCCATTCTCTGTCTCACTTGTGAAACATAGAATATTTGATATTTAGGGGTTTGTTGTAATTTATTGATTATAAAATTAGATACTTGGAACTTGGATTACTGGAATTATTTGTTAGGAAAAGTTCTCTTTTGAAATTTTGAACTATTTTGGCTCTAATTTAATATTTGAGTCATAACCcaaaatttgtatcaaaatagTTACAATGTGACGTGGTCATGTGTTGAAATATAATTGTGGATACATATGAATGAATAAGTTCCATTATTATTAGGAAGAAAGTTAGCATTTATAAAGTATTTGGGAAAAAAATTTGTAACAATATTTGgggtgtcttgcattttgctttAACATTTTGATGGTAGAGTACAACTTTACATCTTAAGAATTAAGATCATAGTTCTTGATCAAAAGTTTTTGATAAAATGTGAAATTAGGAAATTAAACTTTAATTTAATTTTCtaaactaaaaataaaaataagatgttgtgatttgatttttaatataCACAAGTTCTCCTCTTATCACCAATAAACATTTTTAAATTTTGTTCAAGTTGAATGCTTCATGATTTTACAACTAAAAGCCATAAATGAGATATGATCCTAGAACTTAACACAAAACACAAAATAGCTTATGTTGAGTGCAGTGACATACATAATTAAGGGGTGAATTTTATATtaatgtataataatttacagaTTTAAAATGATTATTAATGATTTTAATTCTAAGCAGATTTGATGAAATTGTTGAAAAATCCGGTAGATTCCTGGTGATTTAAATAAATTTCTACAaattctttaaaatttcaataattttgctaaaatttcaaaagaaataaaataaagtatCAAATCCAACAAAATCTACCATTTTATCTAAAAATTCCATGCaccaattttttttataaaatccaaattaaatCTCATCAGGTTttaatgaattttttaaaatctaaatttaatattctatattttaaaaagattttttataataattattaaataccatcagattttaaaatatttttagaatccAAATTGAATAAGCGgatatttcaaaatccaaaaagATTTTTTAAGATCATATTTGAATACACTCTTGTAAATAAAGTTAATACGATAATTAATTTCTTAAAGTTTGATCTTTTTCTTAATAAAGAAAATTGTAATTTATTCATAAAATTTTATGTTCTAATTGTATTTAGGGTGAAGAACAAATTTAGtctatttttatataaaattaacaaaaataaccAATTTACCAATGAATAGTATTCACTTTACATAAGACATGAGATAACATGAGATAACCAATTGTCTACCTTATACGAATTGATACGAATTGAGATACCCAACTGTGAGCGGTAGATACCATTTTCAGTGGAGTATCTTATACTAATTGAGATACGGAAGGAACTGAAAGTGCAGTATTCAATCGGCTAAAATTATTCACTTTTTTCAGAATAACTATTTTggttattttttaaaaaatgtgttatttttatcattttttcttGTATTTATTTGCAAAAAGAAAAGTAAAAATATAAGTCAGGTGTATTGTAACAAAAGTTTCAAATAAAAACCTTTTTGTCACAAAGGAGTTAAAAGGATGTATAACTGAAAGAAATTTGGAAGTATTACCCAAACATGCTGGTGTACAAACTTACAATGTGTAAGCTACATATATTACTTGTCTTACAACTTACAGGGCAAGAGAGAATGTAAAAAGAATGGATTATCAGCTGTTTCAATCCAGCACCCAAGCCTGCAGGCAGAATTGAAATAACATCTTAAGATAACTTCACTGATACTTAAAAAAATGCAATCAAATTAACAGTTTTTCTAGCATTTCACCTGAATTTTGCCATCAGAAGAGCCAGCAAAAAGCATTTGTCCATCCCTGTCTGATGTCAAACATGTGATCTTTGCATTGCCCCCACTGCCCATCTTGATTGAAGCAACTCTTGTAACTCTTTCTTTTAACCACACCTCGATTGTTCCAAATCTTGTGGCAGTAAATATAAAATCATTGTTTACAGTTATGCACTGAATATCGAGTCCAGTTGTCAGTGATCCCGTTACTGcctttgttgataaagaaaataCCTGCAACATTAATTTGTTTTTTCGACGAATGAATACGTATCAATTTACCAACAACATTTTAAACTGTAATGTGGAAAACATGACAGTGGGGACTGGTATTGCTTCTTACCTTCCCTGCAATACCATCAACGGAAGAACCTCCAGCAAAGAGAAGACTGTCATGAACATGAAGAGACTGTACAATTTGTTTCCCCAGCAGTTTTCTTGCACCAGAGTAGAATACGGTCGATGTATGCTTTTGTAAATCGACCTCCTATTTTTTGTATGGACAAAAGAATTGTTGGCAGCACTCTTATTAGATTTCAATTGTTTCATTCAGTCGAGTTGAAATTTTTGGAATGTACgtaacaagtaagactcgattaagTGATAAGATGTTTCAGAAAAAGACTTACCTGGATACTGAAAGCAGTGCAACCACAATAGAGTTTATCGCCCATCATGGCTAGGCATTTGACGGTTTTGTTGAAGTTGATATGTTTTGGCACACCTGACCAGTTGTAGATCTGCCAcgagatgatgatgatgaagcACAAAATCGTAAGACAGTAATTTACCAAATGATGATAAAATAAATGCCATTAACCTTAACTCCAGTTCCTTGAGGGGCAAAGCATGCAATACTGTTATTTGCTACTAACTCAAGCACTGCCTCCTTTACATCATGGACCTGAACACAGTGAATTTCTTCTTGTTTGATTGCCCAGACCTAACAGAGAAATGGTATACACGTTTAGAAAGTTATTTGGTGTAAAAAGCCTTGGACATGTATAAGACATTTGAAGTGTATTGACCCTGTAATATAATATCGAGTGTATGCATTATGACTTTAGATTGTACACTCTGGGGAACACCTCTTCAAAGTAAAGTCAATTAAGAAAATCAAAAAGTATACTTTTTCCAACATGTAACAGAATATGTTAATGGGTTTGACATGCATTCTATGTGTTATTTCTATAGACACTGCAAAACAAAATAGTATACTTGCCCGAATCGTTTTGTCCAGGGAGCCACTATATAGTTTGTCACCTGGAGAAGGTATATAGAGGCATGTCACAGCCTTTGTGTGTTCACGCACTTCCTGAATCAACCTTGGAACCCTCTTTGTTGCATCCCACACCTAAAAGAAAAACATAGCAGATGTTGCCCCTTTTAATTCTATAGACAGGGTTGGAAGTTGCAAGAAAATTACCATTTAACAAAACCACAAAAAATCACAAAATTATGCAGTAGACTACTTTTTGTGTGTGTGCAAGAAAAGAGATTGTCAAGTCCACCTTTATAGTTCCATCAGAATGACTGCTTATGACGCGGCCTTTTACGTGAAGCAATGCCAGAACCTCGCCGTTCATGCTAGAATTCAACTCAGGCCCTTCAGCACAAGACCACATATCTGCCTGAAATAGGACCATACAATTTTTTATTTGTGTATGATTAATATCTTCGAGCATATGGTAGACTGATACTCACTGCATTAACCGAAGGCAAGTTCATTAAGGTTTTCAGTATATCATTGACCACTACAGAGTTGCGCTTGAGTTTTCTTAGTGTTTTATACATGCATTTAGCATACACTCCAAGTTCACCAGCGGCACCTTGTAACAATGAAGATTGGATATGTTAGAATTTCGTGAAAGATGTAAAACATCTAGATGAACAAAGTAGCCTTCCTCTTTCTAAAGATTCTTTAAAATCATTTAGTAACCTTGTACCTGGATCATTGGTGAAAGCACTTAATGCAAGGGTTACCAAAATCTTCTCCTCAAGATTCTTTGATGACTGTAATACATTTATGAACTGGTCAAGTAGACACTTTCGAGCAGCATCTCTGACTCCTGTATCAGGAAGACTATATAGCATGTGGACAAGCCATGTGGCGATTACAAGGCACGACTTTGCAATCTCAATGGAATTACTCTTCAGGCATTCTTCCAGGGCTTTGAAAATCATGCCTTTCTCATGGTTGCAGAGTACAAAAGCTACCCTTCTCTCCCAGGAAATTGCAGCTTTCTCTTCCTCTTCCTAATAGAAGAATTATAAAAAATATCAGATCTTGACGATATGGAAGAACAGGAACAATTTAAATGCAAAACAGGTGTGTACCATTGTTTCAGTCAATTCAACGTCATAAAATTTCTGCTTCTCTGCTTTCATTAAAGCATTATAGGGTTTGTCATATCCTGCAGATTTCAGTAACCAGACTTCCGTGCAGGATTTTCCTGACATGGTTAGACGTCCTAAAAGAGATGATAAAGCATCAAGAGCTGTAATTTGAGAATTGGGGAAGTCTTTTTTACGAAGTGCTTCAATAAGTGCCTCTATTGCCTCTTCTCTGTAGATGCTCATCTTTCGAGGTTCAACCTAGAGAAGTACAAACGAAAGTGATTTATATATGTTTTTATCTGGTTTTGTCTTTTCACTGTTTTCACTTTTAGTGTATGGGATGGTTCAGTTCTTAGTTTTTGTGCTAGTGTCTGTTTAACTATTGTTATCCGATTAAGAGTATTTTGCGGGCAGACCAAGATATCAGACCAAGATATCAAGCTGAAACAAAAGAATAGTGATAAAAAAGTAATTAAAATCTGGTTTATCTGGTTTGGTCTTCTTCCATTTGTTATAATTCAGACTCCGAAGGTTTGGCATTTGCTTCTTATTTTTCTCCAAGTATATGTGTGTAATAACAATAGTCTAATTAATGATATGTGGACTGACCAAGAGATCAAGCTGAAGCAGAAGAATAGCGATGGAGGATTGCTGCTCCATTGGAGCCATTTGTAGATAGACAAGAAGAGTGTGCATGGTGCTAAATGCTCCCTCATCTTTAATTATCTGCAATATTTGGTTGGAAAGTGTTCTCCTGGAAAAACAAGCATATTCAGTCCTGTACTCCACGTATGAAATGATCAATTATCGTACAGAGTTGAAAATGGCAATAAGTTGCAAAGTGAAAAAAGAGAACGAAGTATACCTGCTCAACTGAACCAACTCAGTAAGAAATTCTATGCATATGCCTCTCACGTTATCGTCTCCAGCATGAAATAACTCAAGCACAGGAGACAGCTCAATTCTACTCGCTATTAAGTTCCTACAATTTCTATCTGCATTAATACACTGCAATAGTATGAATACAATGGAATGCCGTCCATCCTCCCTGTTTAGGCAATTAAGCAATGCAGGAATTCCATTTTCAGATATGATGTCCATAGCTTTCGAAATTCTGTTATTTTCATCTTCTCCTAGTATAACCTGCTCAAGTAATGCAATTGCTGCATCCTTAGGATCCACCACTAAATCAAGGTCATTTGAATCTTCAGTTTTATTTGAAATGATCTGTATAAGGGAGGGCAGGAAGTTATAAGGAGATAATTGTGAGATTGCTGGTTTTAGCAAGTACATTAGAACAGCAGCCTCAGCCAAACCATTTATAAGCAGTGATGCTAGGATTTCAAAATCTGAATCTGCCGTAAGAATCTCCCCGACCCTATCATCGGAAAATATTAGCTCAGAAAGAACGTAAATTGATGTTCGTAAAACTTCCCTGTTCAAAGAAGCTGATAATATATCTACAAAACCATTAACTATGGCTGGATTGGATAAATAAGCATGCAGTCCAGAGTCACCCTTCGTGTCTTTCCACGTTCGAGCTACTTTAAGAACAGATGCCTCACATTCCTTTAAATTTTCAGAATTGCAGAGACACGAAATATATGGATTCAACCCATTTATAATGGTTTCAACAGCAGCTTGAGATATCACACTGGTCGGTGAGTTTGAGGTAGCAACTCGCATGAATCTTCTTGGTTTATGGTTGTTACTATCATCTCTACTCCTTTGATCGCGTAGGGTGATTGTCCTGGATGGGGTAGTTACCGACGGAGTGTCTTTTGGAGGAGCACTAAAAGAACTTCTTGGTGTTTCAGAATATGACAATTCCTGAGCAAGATCAGGATGCTGCTCTTTCCAAGAAGTGATTAGCCTCTTTAGGACATAGTTCGTTTTGGGCAATGGATTAGCAGAGATGTGCTGTCTAGTGATGGGGCATGTAACGTTTCCTCTTTTGGTCCATTCTTGGATGGCTTTCCTTTCATATGTCTGGCCTGTTTCAAGTGTTACCGGATCATAAAAAATTTGACCAGTGATGGGGCACACAAAATCTTTAGGTACTCTTGAATGTGGAGTCATTTTTTCAGAAGATGGGAGAGAAATGTAGCTTTGACTTCCTTCTTCGCAATCATTAGAGAAACTGTTACAACTCAAATAAATATGGATTATGTGAAGAGGTAACATAAAGAGAGTCTGATTTGAGGGAAAACGAATCAAAATAGTCCGATCACTACTTGTGAAAATCAAGGATAAGTGCATGAAAATTATCAAAATTGACTCCAAATGATATgaactaaaataaaaaattagaTGAGATAATGGAGTACCTTTTCTCTAGGAGTTGGGTGTTCACTTTCCCATAACTAACACTCCTGGAGTGGTTTGTCCTGACGCTTTTCGGGTGTTCCTGAGAAACTAAGTTTGTAAGGTACTGCCGTTCAAAGTGAAGCAATTGAAAACTGCAACATGcaattaacctaaaacaaaatCTTTTAACATACTGGCGTTCCATTGTCAGAATCTCCTGAGCTAGTGTCCTGATGAAGTGGCGAACAAGATCCAGATGCAAAAACCTTGCCATCCATTGCACGGGTGGACAACAGCCGCAACATGGATGAGGAATCCTTAGAATGTGAATCAGCTTTTGGAGATGAGTTCCTTGAGGTAGGAGCTTTAGGGGAATCCGCAGGAGTAAATACAGCGGGAGAATGTTTTTGACTACTCGACTTGGAGCCAATTTTAGGATTTACTTCCATGCCAATATTAGACGAAAAATTGTTACCTTTATCTACAGACCCCACAAATACATAAGGTTCATTGTCGGATTCGTATTCTTCTTCTTCAGGTATTCCCTCCTGACAAGGAAAAACCATGAAACTAACATTCTAATGTTCTTTACCACTTTTGTATAACAATATGAAACTAATGTTCTTTCAAGTAAAGTCTTACTTCAGGATCCCAATTTGCAGAATCCTCTAGGTCCCTTGACGAGTTAGAAGCCGATTTCAATCTGGTGAGAGTAAATAATACATAATTTTATTGGATGGAAAAACAAGCAAACAAAACAATCTTGACTGGGTATTCCCATCATAAGAACTGACAACTGAAACTTACCTCAAATTTATTGAGCTATCTTTAGCCTTTGTTGCTTGATTAAAGCCAGCAGTCTTAGGTAAGGCAGGACCAAATTTCACATGATCGGGTATGGACCGGCTCACCTCATGCATCGGAGTCATTGGTGGCTCTGCAATAGGCATCATTGGCATCAACTTTTTGCTAGTGGCTGAATCAAAGTTCATGCAGTCCTTGTAGTATTTTGCATATAGCTTTGTGTTATCATCCAATGCTTGCCCATAAACCTGCTCCAGATTCTGCATTTTCTCTGCTTGATCTGGCCTCACTGAAAATATCAAAGACTCATTGAAGTATTGATCAAAATCAGCAGTGAAAGACATGTCTGCTGAATCAGGAATTGCATCCATCACAATCTTTTGTCTCTCCTCTGAGTACCATCCGACAATTGAGCTCATATGTGGAAGGAATAAATTCTTCCACAGATCAGGAGCAAAATCAATTCGAGAGAATAAAGGGTCAACACAGAACATctcaagaacatgatgaactGCATTTTGGACATCATTTCGCAATTTCCAGAGGTATGATAGGTTAAGATGTGCCCAGGCAGACAAATAAAAATTAGGAACACCTGCAGTTTTCTGACTAGAATTCAACATAGCACATACTTGCAACATCTTCTCAGCATGGTCTAGTCGTGCTAGCTTAGTTTCCACATTCTCAGTATTTATAGCTTCTTCAAGGGCATCCATTCCCCAATCCAAATTAGCTAGCACGGCTTGATCAGAGTACCGCACTTCCGTTTTTTCATCTTCGGCTTCTAATCTCTCAGCACATTGTTCCTTTTGTTGGTCTCTTTGTTCTTTATCAATTAACCGATCTTGGATAAAACTTCCGACTGTGGTGAGCAAGAATCTAACAATATCATTCTGATCCATAGCAAACCTATAGTTTCCCGCCATCTTAGTAATGTAAATACTTCAGAAACAAATAGGTTTAATAGTAATGTTCAATGCATCTGCCTCTATATTTCATATTTTCCTGACAAAAGAACTGTTCAATTCACTTAGTTCGAGCATAAAAGAAAAACCTACAAGTACCAAAGATACTTCAGTCACTAAACATGGGCGGCCACACACACAAACTGTCCTCAAATAATCAACCACAAACAGAGGTGCAAATTTTGATGATTAAAGCCCTAGTTAACCAGTCAACAACAAAAGATCAAATTATAGAAGTTGCAGCGAAATTTAAGCTCTACACAGAGTATGCAAACAAGTAAAACAGCGAGGTAAGTATATTATTGTGCAATTAATTACGTACTGGTGCAGAATTAGAAGAGTCGTTACAACCTAAAATTGGAGATAAACTAAGTTTCCATCCCCTTTAGCTTTCTTCTAGCTACTACAAATCTAGTTAGACATGTGGAGACGAGAAAACAGACACTGACCTTCAGAACAGTCGGTTCAATAAGCTATCCGGAACATCAAATTTGGAACAGAATTTTTGCAGAAACATGCAGCTAGAGAGGCTTCTCCTGATATGACAGAGAAATAGAAAATGCCAACCTTTACAGGCTGAAAACTGCCGGCTTTGGCTATGCCTTTGATCATCAAATATCACAATCAAACAGTCAACTACTGCTGACACACACATAAATATTTACACAGTAAACAACAATAAAGACAAAGAGCATTTGATTAAACAGTGATTACATTATAAAATTATGGTTGAATAATTGAAATTGTCTTTCTCTTTTTTTGGATCAGCCTCAAATTCATAAGTTAAAACTTTAATTAGAGTCAAATTAAATTTGTGTTTTATTTGGTAAAAGAATCATTAAATCATGTATGTTATATAAAAGCGGACAAAGTTATATATTGAGCTTTCTAATGCCAAGTAAAGTCTTCTTTTGGTATTTATTTGCTCATCTAGCTAAAAGACTATTTGTTGTCACTATTTGCAAGAAAAAGACCAAGTCCTTGTGAAGCACAAGTATAATTCCAGTGATGAGCTACCATATCACAGGTTTTTATGTATGGATTTCTCTGGCATTTGAAATATCATAATCTAAGAACGTCATCGTATTTTCTCGTAACTAAGGAAATCCAGAGGGAAAGGGCTGTAACTTTAACTTGTTAAGCAAAGCATATGCTATACTGCTTTGAAGTATAATCTCAGCCGGAGTTGTTTCCAAAGAGGCAAAATACTACTAACCACAAGATTTAACAAGGGTTGTTTTGTTCTTCAAGTATCAGTTATTTCTTCTTTTCCAAACATACAAATCACCAATCACCCTGTTATTCTAAACCAAGCAAGAAGAACTAGTTAAAAATTGGCTATGAACTTGTAGCATGCATAATAAGTGTCCTGATCAATGGATCAGCTCACCTACTATCATAACAAGGAAAATTAATTATATAGCTATCACCAATGAGGTCACATATATATACAATGATCTAAAAAACAACTACAAATGTGCTTTTAATTTCATCACAGAGTAATGCAATAGGCAAAAAAAAAGTACAAGTATTGTTACCAAATGACGTGACATAATGGCAGTTTGTAATAATTCAGTTTGAAATAATTTAATTGACGTTATTGATGTAAATGCAGAGGGTCTAATTTCAGTTAACAAGTAAACGTCTGACTCAATTTTCTAACTATATTAGGAACCAATTTTGTACCTTAGTATTTTTCTTCATTAAATTATGCCAAGAGAGTTTGTGTTAATTTAATATTAGATTTTATTGAATGGCCGGCCTTTCCATAACTTATTCATTTGGCACCAAGCTTCTGTTCACTAGTTTATTGTTGTAAGGTTTAGAATATGACAAATTTGAGTCTAAGAAAAAACCTCGCAATTCTACtcttttaattataaattaaatctATGAATATATGCATTCATTTGAGTTTCATTGTTCAACAAGTTATTATTTTACATACTGACAAATAGACCACTTGGCAAACAAAAGAAGCACACGTTGTCCGGCCCAATCAACAAGAGACCAAGATGACCAGCCCACTAAAAAAGCCCATCTAACAATACCGAAATATCAAAAAGCTCACAATTATTTGGTCAAGATATTACCGTTTACGATGAATCCCAGCCGTCCACCTATTTTCGTCGCTTAGTGGCACGTGCCAAACTCGAAAACGGTGAAAACTCACGTGACCAGCAAGTGGGGAGCAGACTGACAATAGTCTCCTCCTTATCCGTTAAAAGTCATCTCAATCCAACGGCTACATCTAACCCTAATTATAATATAGCTTGTTCTCACCGCCTATATATAATCTCACCCAACCCTTCTCCTTTACTTGCAATTGATCTGTATCTTCTGTAACTATTCCTGACTCACTAAGTCTAAATCGCTCTCAACATGCCAAACCCTAAGGTGTTTTTCGATATGACCGTCGGCGGTAGCCCCGTGGGGAGAATCGTGATGGAGCTTTACGCCGACACGACTCCCCGCACCGCCGAGAACTTCCGAGCACTCTGTACCGGCGAGAAAGGCGTCGGCAAAAGCCGAAAGCCTCTCCACTACAAAGGCTCATCTTTCCACCGTGTGATCCCCAAATTCATGTGTCAGGGAGGCGATTTCACCGCCGGGAACGGTACCGGAGGTGAATCGATCTACGGGGAGAAATTTGCTGATGAGAATTTCGTGAGGAAGCACACTGGACCGGGGATCCTGTCCATGGCGAACGCCGGGCCAGGGACTAATGGATCGCAGTTCTTTATTTGTACCGAAAAGACGGAGTGGCTGGATGGGAAGCATGTGGTGTTTGGACAGGTTGTTGAGGGAATGGATGTTGTTAGGGCAATTGAGAAGGTTGGATCTTCTGGTGGAAGGTGCTCCAAGCCTGTTGTCATTGCTGATTGTGGCCAGCTCTCTTAAATCTATCGGATTCCGAAACTTATATTACTGCTATGTTTCGCTTTTAAATAATTTGCAGCCGGTTTGTATGATTACATTTTGTGTGTTGTCGTGGTTGAATTGGTTGTATCTCTCTAGACTGTTTTATGATTTGCAGTGACTTTGAGTTGAATTGCATTTGCTCAATTTTCGGTTTTATTAGCTAGGCGCTGATCTTAATGTTTACAGTTTTTTTCAATTTCACGATTATAATTCAAGATTCTGAAATGGCAGGAAAAAAAGATGTTCAGAGAATTTTAGTGAATAGAAAGACGTTTAGAGAAATCATAAATTTGAATTTATCACGTTTTTTTTCAATTACTGAACATCTAGGCGATCTGAATAAtttgaataatttttaaaaatcctcCAATTTTCTTCCCAAAGCAATGCCAATCAAAACTATAAAATACAGCATAATTTCATAGATCTGGTAGATATTTTGATTATTTTCCATAGCGGAATATTGGATAGTGATGTAGAGTTGTGGCCTGCCTCTATTTTTTGAGTGACAGAAAAGATAAATCAAGATCATGTAGCCTTTTAAGCTCCATCAGTGGCTTTTGCGCGAATATTCGTATATTTCATATATTCCTGTTTGATTGGTTTTCCGGGGTggaaaaattgattttttttttccttttccgTCGGTGTTATTATTGAGAAAATGTAAAGCTTAGCTCCACTTAAACACTTGGGTAGGAGAATAAAAACGAGCTCATGAAGTAAACTTTAAAAGATAACAGATAAATAAAATCAAGAGTTCATGAGTTGAAAATTCAATATGACAAATAAGTTCAAATGCAGTTTTTTCCTGACAGAAAGAAGAGCTGGTAATCAGCTCAAGAATTACCAGAAAAGAAATCACTGCTCACGAGAGAGAGTAAATCAGCCAGAGGATTAAAAATCTAATCAAAAGGGAGCCGATTATGAAAAGATTGTTTTGCAACCCAGTGCGCAGGAGCATTATATCGACGATGCACAAAGGAGAAGGCGGTGGAAAATTCAGATATCATATCTTTGATATCATCAACTAAAACTGCACAATTCAGGGAGGATCGAGATTGAAGATAAAAAGCTCAATAGTTGCTTTGCAATCCAATTCAACAATGGGAAAAGAAACTTGTTCATGATCGATTTCTCGAATAGTTTAGGAACGAGCATTTGGTCAGTACGGTCCGGATACACCGAAAaatcaaataattattttttcatGACGGAACCGGACTAAAGTTGTATTATGGGCCGAacgaaccgaaataattcggttcggttcgattTTAAACCG is a genomic window containing:
- the LOC141713446 gene encoding putative E3 ubiquitin-protein ligase LIN-1 isoform X2 — its product is MAGNYRFAMDQNDIVRFLLTTVGSFIQDRLIDKEQRDQQKEQCAERLEAEDEKTEVRYSDQAVLANLDWGMDALEEAINTENVETKLARLDHAEKMLQVCAMLNSSQKTAGVPNFYLSAWAHLNLSYLWKLRNDVQNAVHHVLEMFCVDPLFSRIDFAPDLWKNLFLPHMSSIVGWYSEERQKIVMDAIPDSADMSFTADFDQYFNESLIFSVRPDQAEKMQNLEQVYGQALDDNTKLYAKYYKDCMNFDSATSKKLMPMMPIAEPPMTPMHEVSRSIPDHVKFGPALPKTAGFNQATKAKDSSINLRLKSASNSSRDLEDSANWDPEEGIPEEEEYESDNEPYVFVGSVDKGNNFSSNIGMEVNPKIGSKSSSQKHSPAVFTPADSPKAPTSRNSSPKADSHSKDSSSMLRLLSTRAMDGKVFASGSCSPLHQDTSSGDSDNGTPEHPKSVRTNHSRSVSYGKVNTQLLEKSFSNDCEEGSQSYISLPSSEKMTPHSRVPKDFVCPITGQIFYDPVTLETGQTYERKAIQEWTKRGNVTCPITRQHISANPLPKTNYVLKRLITSWKEQHPDLAQELSYSETPRSSFSAPPKDTPSVTTPSRTITLRDQRSRDDSNNHKPRRFMRVATSNSPTSVISQAAVETIINGLNPYISCLCNSENLKECEASVLKVARTWKDTKGDSGLHAYLSNPAIVNGFVDILSASLNREVLRTSIYVLSELIFSDDRVGEILTADSDFEILASLLINGLAEAAVLMYLLKPAISQLSPYNFLPSLIQIISNKTEDSNDLDLVVDPKDAAIALLEQVILGEDENNRISKAMDIISENGIPALLNCLNREDGRHSIVFILLQCINADRNCRNLIASRIELSPVLELFHAGDDNVRGICIEFLTELVQLSRRTLSNQILQIIKDEGAFSTMHTLLVYLQMAPMEQQSSIAILLLQLDLLVEPRKMSIYREEAIEALIEALRKKDFPNSQITALDALSSLLGRLTMSGKSCTEVWLLKSAGYDKPYNALMKAEKQKFYDVELTETMEEEEKAAISWERRVAFVLCNHEKGMIFKALEECLKSNSIEIAKSCLVIATWLVHMLYSLPDTGVRDAARKCLLDQFINVLQSSKNLEEKILVTLALSAFTNDPGAAGELGVYAKCMYKTLRKLKRNSVVVNDILKTLMNLPSVNAADMWSCAEGPELNSSMNGEVLALLHVKGRVISSHSDGTIKVWDATKRVPRLIQEVREHTKAVTCLYIPSPGDKLYSGSLDKTIRVWAIKQEEIHCVQVHDVKEAVLELVANNSIACFAPQGTGVKIYNWSGVPKHINFNKTVKCLAMMGDKLYCGCTAFSIQEVDLQKHTSTVFYSGARKLLGKQIVQSLHVHDSLLFAGGSSVDGIAGKVFSLSTKAVTGSLTTGLDIQCITVNNDFIFTATRFGTIEVWLKERVTRVASIKMGSGGNAKITCLTSDRDGQMLFAGSSDGKIQAWVLD